In a single window of the uncultured Dysgonomonas sp. genome:
- the dxs gene encoding 1-deoxy-D-xylulose-5-phosphate synthase, which yields MSEQNDISILEKINYPSDMKNLSIEELETLCSDLRNFIIDQLSNNPGHFGSSLGTVELTVALHYVYNTPYDRIVWDVGHQAYSHKILTGRKDRFHTNRQFGGLAGFPNPKESEYDAFIAGHASNSISAALGMAVASALKKEDRHVVAVIGDGSMTGGLAFEALNNANSQPNDILIILNDNDMAIDDNVGGIRDYLVKMTTSPAYNRVRNDVYQKFKKGNLITEKGKNFILRFNNSLKSLLTKQHNLFEGFNIRYFGPVDGHDLRGLIRILQNIKDLKGPKMLHIHTVKGKGFKPAEVSATVWHAPGKFDKETGERIIVKSKNQPQLFQDVFGHTLVELAQQDEKIVGITPAMPTGSSMTYMMKEFPDRAFDVGIAEAHAVTYSAGLAKEGLLPFCNIYSSFMQRAYDQVIHDVALQNLHMVMCLDRAGLVGEDGPTHHGAFDLAYMRCIPNLVIASPYNEHYLRHLMFTAAYGYDGPFVIRYPRGQGVLCDWECEMEKQEIGKGRKLKNGKDLAVLTIGPIGNAAREAIAVIEGEGYSIAHYDMIFLKPIDKALLKEVAENYENVMTIENGVETGGLGSAVLEYFSENNYHNINVTRVGLPDEFVTHGSIKELNKLCEIDAPGLAKRMHETLIRYNVVPQQHEDIYK from the coding sequence ATGAGTGAACAAAACGATATATCAATACTAGAGAAGATAAATTACCCCTCCGATATGAAAAACCTGAGCATCGAAGAGTTGGAAACTCTTTGCTCCGATTTGAGGAATTTTATTATCGACCAACTAAGCAATAATCCGGGGCATTTCGGGTCCAGTCTAGGTACAGTAGAGTTAACCGTAGCCCTCCACTATGTATATAATACCCCATACGACCGCATCGTTTGGGATGTCGGACATCAGGCTTATAGCCATAAAATACTCACAGGGAGAAAAGATAGATTTCATACCAACCGACAGTTTGGCGGCTTAGCCGGATTCCCCAATCCGAAAGAAAGCGAATACGATGCATTTATTGCCGGGCACGCATCCAATTCCATTTCAGCGGCACTGGGTATGGCTGTGGCTTCGGCCCTGAAAAAAGAGGACAGGCACGTTGTAGCAGTTATCGGTGATGGTTCCATGACCGGAGGATTGGCTTTTGAGGCACTGAATAATGCAAATTCTCAGCCTAACGATATACTTATTATCCTTAACGATAATGATATGGCTATCGATGATAATGTGGGTGGGATACGCGATTATCTGGTGAAAATGACGACCTCCCCGGCTTATAACCGTGTGAGGAACGATGTTTATCAGAAATTTAAGAAAGGGAACCTGATCACGGAGAAAGGTAAAAACTTTATCCTCCGCTTTAATAACAGTCTGAAGTCATTGCTGACTAAACAGCATAATCTTTTTGAAGGATTTAATATCCGCTATTTTGGCCCTGTAGACGGACATGATTTGCGTGGTTTGATCCGTATCTTACAAAATATCAAGGATCTGAAAGGCCCTAAGATGTTGCATATACATACTGTAAAAGGTAAGGGTTTCAAACCTGCCGAAGTATCAGCTACTGTATGGCATGCACCCGGGAAGTTTGATAAAGAAACCGGGGAACGGATTATCGTGAAATCGAAAAATCAACCTCAGTTATTCCAGGATGTATTCGGTCATACACTTGTAGAACTGGCGCAGCAGGATGAAAAAATAGTAGGTATTACACCGGCCATGCCGACAGGTTCCTCCATGACGTATATGATGAAGGAGTTTCCCGACAGGGCTTTCGACGTCGGCATTGCCGAAGCACATGCTGTAACTTATTCGGCCGGACTGGCAAAAGAAGGTCTTCTGCCTTTTTGTAATATATACTCTTCTTTTATGCAGCGGGCTTATGATCAGGTGATACACGATGTTGCCTTGCAAAATCTGCATATGGTAATGTGTCTCGACAGAGCCGGTCTGGTAGGAGAAGATGGGCCTACCCATCATGGAGCATTTGATCTTGCATATATGCGTTGTATTCCGAATCTTGTGATTGCCTCGCCATACAATGAGCATTATCTTCGCCATTTGATGTTTACGGCAGCTTATGGTTATGATGGGCCATTCGTCATCCGTTACCCGAGAGGGCAGGGCGTATTATGCGATTGGGAATGTGAGATGGAGAAGCAGGAAATAGGTAAAGGTCGAAAACTGAAAAACGGTAAAGACCTCGCAGTTCTCACGATAGGACCTATAGGGAATGCGGCCAGAGAAGCTATAGCTGTGATAGAAGGTGAGGGATATTCCATTGCCCATTACGATATGATATTCCTGAAACCAATAGATAAAGCATTACTGAAAGAAGTAGCCGAGAACTATGAGAATGTTATGACCATAGAGAATGGCGTCGAAACCGGAGGGTTGGGCAGTGCTGTGCTTGAATATTTTTCGGAGAATAACTATCATAATATAAATGTTACACGTGTAGGTTTGCCTGACGAGTTTGTAACTCATGGTTCAATAAAAGAGTTGAATAAGCTTTGTGAAATAGATGCCCCGGGCTTGGCAAAACGTATGCATGAAACATTAATCCGGTATAATGTCGTACCTCAGCAACATGAGGATATATATAAGTAA
- a CDS encoding TrkH family potassium uptake protein, protein MSNFNYRFVLKTIGFLLIIESLFMMAATVVSYYSHEIAGDAILISSTITFFAGVFLRLSGTEDYVKPIGKRESFLMVAMSWIVLSAFGMLPFYFSGAIPSISNAYFETISGFTATGATILTDIESMPKGLLFWRSITQWMGGLGIVVFVATILPMGGNASVLYDAEVTGIGYDRFRPRISQIAKRLWMVYIFLTGILVLLLWLGPMNIFDSVCHAFTTISTAGFSTKQDSIAYWNSAYIEYVITIFMFIGGINFPLIYFFMKGDPKKLLRNEEFKWYVLIILIFVSIIAVGLYSSGKIEGVERTFRTSLFQVVSILTTTCFSTENFMNWGAFYQFVVVIFMLFGACAGSTAGGIKIVRIIILFKNSINEFKRQVHPNAILPIRLNDRVISIDIVTKVLAFIFLYLGILIISCLLLSLSGMEFENSLGAAISCIGNVGGGLAEIGHNGHFSDVPTVSKWYLCFLMLTGRLELFTVLSLFMPAFWRR, encoded by the coding sequence ATGAGCAATTTCAATTATCGTTTTGTATTAAAAACTATAGGTTTCTTACTCATCATAGAGTCTCTGTTTATGATGGCCGCAACTGTTGTTTCATACTACTCGCATGAAATAGCAGGCGATGCGATTTTGATAAGTTCAACGATAACTTTCTTTGCGGGCGTATTCCTTCGTCTATCCGGTACCGAGGACTATGTTAAACCGATAGGAAAACGTGAGAGTTTTCTGATGGTAGCCATGTCATGGATTGTTCTTTCTGCCTTTGGTATGCTACCATTCTACTTTAGTGGGGCAATACCGAGCATCAGCAATGCTTATTTCGAAACAATATCCGGTTTTACGGCGACAGGCGCGACGATACTTACCGATATAGAGAGCATGCCCAAAGGCCTGCTTTTTTGGAGAAGTATAACCCAATGGATGGGGGGACTCGGTATCGTTGTATTTGTTGCCACTATTTTACCCATGGGAGGTAATGCTTCAGTGTTGTACGACGCTGAGGTTACAGGGATCGGATATGACCGTTTTCGCCCGCGTATCTCTCAGATAGCCAAGCGGCTATGGATGGTCTATATATTCCTTACAGGTATACTTGTCCTATTGTTGTGGTTGGGGCCGATGAATATATTTGACTCTGTCTGCCACGCTTTCACTACTATCTCTACTGCCGGATTTTCTACTAAACAGGATAGTATCGCTTACTGGAATTCTGCTTATATAGAGTATGTTATTACCATATTTATGTTTATAGGCGGTATTAACTTCCCTCTTATCTATTTCTTTATGAAAGGCGACCCTAAAAAACTCCTCAGGAATGAAGAGTTTAAATGGTATGTCCTTATCATCCTTATCTTTGTATCCATAATCGCTGTGGGGCTATATTCCTCGGGAAAGATAGAAGGTGTGGAAAGAACATTCCGTACATCTCTGTTCCAGGTTGTTTCTATACTTACCACCACCTGTTTTTCGACGGAGAACTTCATGAATTGGGGAGCATTCTATCAGTTTGTAGTAGTAATCTTTATGCTTTTCGGGGCATGTGCCGGTTCCACTGCGGGCGGTATCAAGATAGTGCGTATCATTATCCTTTTCAAGAACTCCATCAATGAATTTAAACGGCAGGTACACCCGAATGCTATACTCCCCATCCGTCTCAACGACCGGGTGATATCCATAGACATTGTCACAAAAGTACTGGCCTTCATATTCCTTTATCTGGGGATACTCATCATCAGTTGCCTGCTCCTGTCTTTGTCGGGTATGGAATTCGAGAATTCACTGGGCGCTGCTATTTCCTGTATAGGAAATGTTGGCGGAGGACTGGCTGAGATAGGGCATAACGGACATTTTTCGGATGTGCCTACAGTTTCTAAGTGGTATCTTTGCTTTCTGATGCTAACAGGCCGTCTGGAACTGTTTACGGTACTTTCTTTATTTATGCCTGCTTTCTGGAGAAGATAA
- a CDS encoding TonB-dependent receptor produces the protein MRKIIFLSLLLILNISFVVAQTIKGRVLDDNGQPLASATVVIKELQKGVSTDNEGKFRFVRLPKRELTVEVSFVGYNNNEKKVNLSDDQEIHLQFNMVPNTNLNEVEVFGERYKQPEKLDAITRMPLRPSEQIQSISVISDKVIAEQGALTVTEAIRNVPGVILFGSYGGVKESFSSRGFRGIPVLKNGVRTDSQFQTASILTDMQGVESIQMIKGSAAITQGVITDIGNAGGVINVVTKTPKFVNGGEVGVRAGSWGQFRPTFDVQSVLDKGKTVAFRLNGAYERSDNYRPIVSLNKVYINPSLEWRPDEKTTVTLEMDYMNDDRTPVSSAINLADGGTEAMYEIPHDKFLGTKADNINTKTLTYAARITRQIADKVSVRAAYFGSSYKFDNLNTSIGTKAIKDDYNVRGRSLTRNMRDDKNSTFQLDLVGKDIYTGSIKHTFQLGFDYRTADVSTTSYSSYPLGNIDIVNSPSIPNDISQDSIIKYIKPNTPVDTYYSTYGIMAQEVMTINDYVKAILGLRYSSISTNNTGGGVTTEDAWNPMVGVMVTPLKNMNLFGSYTTSTNLRNAANILEDRVTLAGPATTKQWEFGIKSDWLNERLRFNFTYFDILTDNLTNSEYEYNEETGNQVTTGYYYKAGDLKRNGIEVELSGRILTNLQVMLGYSYTNAKYKNSPSYEEGSAPINAAKHTANGWVYYTLDRSPLKGLSIGLGAYYVGKRPVDDFSLKPNGHEGTLTGTKPFDMPAYTTVNAQLAYTYGKVTTRVFFNNIFDEVGYNSYFRGGFINQIDPRNFAAVVSYRF, from the coding sequence ATGAGGAAAATTATTTTTCTAAGCCTATTACTTATTCTCAATATATCATTTGTTGTTGCACAGACAATAAAGGGAAGAGTACTTGATGATAATGGACAACCTTTAGCTTCGGCTACTGTTGTTATTAAAGAATTGCAAAAAGGAGTATCCACTGATAATGAAGGAAAATTCAGATTTGTACGTCTACCAAAAAGAGAACTTACTGTAGAGGTGAGTTTTGTAGGTTATAACAATAATGAAAAAAAGGTAAATCTTTCTGATGATCAGGAAATACATCTTCAATTTAACATGGTGCCAAATACCAATCTGAATGAAGTGGAAGTATTCGGTGAACGATATAAACAACCTGAAAAGCTGGATGCGATTACACGTATGCCGCTTCGCCCAAGCGAACAGATACAAAGTATATCGGTTATTTCGGATAAAGTGATAGCCGAACAAGGTGCATTGACCGTAACCGAGGCAATACGAAATGTTCCGGGTGTTATTCTTTTCGGCTCATACGGTGGAGTAAAAGAAAGCTTCTCCAGCAGAGGATTTAGAGGCATTCCGGTTTTGAAAAACGGGGTTAGAACAGATTCTCAGTTTCAGACTGCATCGATCCTTACCGACATGCAAGGTGTAGAAAGCATTCAGATGATAAAAGGCTCTGCAGCGATTACACAAGGAGTGATTACCGATATAGGAAATGCAGGAGGCGTGATCAATGTTGTAACAAAGACACCTAAGTTTGTAAACGGAGGAGAGGTTGGCGTACGTGCAGGCAGTTGGGGACAGTTTCGCCCTACATTCGACGTACAGTCTGTACTGGATAAAGGGAAGACTGTTGCTTTCAGATTGAATGGCGCTTATGAGCGTTCGGATAATTATCGCCCGATCGTTTCCTTGAACAAAGTGTATATCAATCCATCTTTGGAATGGAGACCTGATGAAAAAACCACAGTAACTCTCGAGATGGATTATATGAATGATGACAGAACTCCGGTTTCGAGTGCAATAAATCTAGCCGACGGCGGTACAGAAGCGATGTACGAGATACCTCACGATAAGTTCCTTGGCACCAAGGCAGATAATATAAACACAAAAACACTTACATATGCAGCTCGCATAACACGCCAGATTGCGGACAAAGTGAGCGTTAGGGCTGCCTATTTCGGATCTTCTTACAAATTTGATAATTTGAATACATCTATTGGAACAAAAGCTATTAAGGATGATTATAATGTAAGAGGTAGATCATTGACAAGAAACATGAGAGATGACAAGAATTCAACATTCCAGCTGGACCTGGTAGGTAAAGACATCTATACAGGAAGTATTAAACACACATTCCAGCTAGGTTTCGACTATAGAACAGCGGATGTATCCACCACCAGCTATTCGTCTTATCCGTTAGGAAATATAGATATTGTAAATTCTCCTTCTATACCAAATGATATAAGCCAGGACTCCATCATAAAATATATAAAACCAAACACTCCTGTTGATACATACTATTCTACATATGGCATTATGGCTCAGGAGGTAATGACTATAAACGATTACGTAAAAGCAATTTTGGGACTTCGCTACAGTTCTATCTCTACGAATAATACCGGTGGTGGTGTAACTACAGAAGATGCATGGAACCCGATGGTAGGAGTAATGGTTACTCCTTTAAAAAACATGAATTTATTCGGCTCATATACAACTAGTACCAATCTTAGAAATGCAGCAAACATCCTGGAAGATAGAGTAACCCTTGCAGGTCCTGCGACAACAAAACAATGGGAGTTCGGTATTAAATCAGACTGGCTGAATGAAAGATTGCGCTTTAACTTTACGTATTTTGATATACTTACCGATAATCTTACCAATTCGGAATATGAATATAATGAAGAAACAGGGAATCAGGTAACTACAGGCTACTATTACAAAGCAGGAGACCTGAAGAGAAATGGGATAGAAGTGGAATTAAGCGGACGTATACTTACCAATTTACAGGTGATGCTGGGATACTCATACACGAATGCCAAATACAAGAACAGTCCGTCATACGAAGAAGGGTCTGCTCCTATAAATGCAGCTAAACATACGGCAAACGGATGGGTATACTACACTTTGGACAGAAGTCCGCTGAAAGGTTTATCTATTGGCCTTGGCGCCTACTATGTAGGCAAGCGTCCTGTGGATGACTTCTCGCTGAAACCAAATGGACATGAAGGCACGCTTACCGGGACAAAACCGTTCGATATGCCGGCCTATACAACCGTGAATGCTCAGTTGGCTTATACTTACGGCAAGGTGACTACCCGTGTGTTCTTCAACAATATATTTGATGAGGTAGGATATAATTCATACTTCCGTGGAGGCTTTATCAACCAGATAGACCCGCGTAATTTTGCAGCAGTGGTTTCGTACCGTTTCTAA
- a CDS encoding PepSY-associated TM helix domain-containing protein codes for MRKFLKQLHKWLSIPVGIIITIVCLTGAILVFQDEILQLSNPSHYFVKEVKGNPIPLDELIPMVNAQLDSNTVASVQILDNPERTYTMTLKEGFRISAFVNQYTGEVTGMYKFRESPFFTIMSLHRWLLDGGRTWGKYTVGISTLIFVFILISGFIVWMPRRLNKSRFKIQFRKGGKRLWYDLHNVLGAYACLVLLICALTGMVWSFEWYRNGVFKLFGVEAPKEHGHGGGNRGGGGRGKEGKKEELNIANWQTVFNTLKAANPDYEYIRVQDKSATVHLKSSVTSRATDKYDFDKNTGEITKITLFKDQEGTTKVWAWVYSLHVGNYWGIWSKIFTCFFSLVGASLPITGYYIFFAKRRERAKVRARKEIRKS; via the coding sequence ATGCGTAAATTTCTCAAACAGCTACACAAATGGCTTTCGATTCCGGTGGGAATCATTATTACAATAGTTTGTCTTACCGGAGCAATACTTGTATTTCAGGATGAAATACTTCAACTTTCAAATCCTTCTCATTATTTTGTAAAAGAGGTAAAAGGCAACCCTATACCATTGGATGAACTGATACCAATGGTAAATGCTCAACTAGACAGTAATACTGTGGCCAGTGTACAAATACTGGACAATCCGGAGCGCACCTACACAATGACTCTCAAAGAAGGTTTCCGTATATCAGCCTTTGTTAACCAATATACAGGTGAAGTAACCGGAATGTATAAATTCAGGGAAAGCCCGTTCTTTACCATTATGTCGCTTCACCGTTGGTTATTGGACGGCGGACGCACATGGGGAAAATATACAGTAGGTATTTCTACTCTGATATTCGTATTTATTCTTATCAGCGGTTTTATAGTATGGATGCCCCGGCGACTAAATAAGAGCCGTTTCAAAATTCAGTTTCGTAAAGGAGGGAAGCGTCTATGGTACGACCTGCACAATGTGCTTGGAGCGTACGCCTGCCTCGTATTACTGATATGTGCCCTTACAGGAATGGTGTGGTCTTTCGAGTGGTACAGAAACGGAGTATTCAAGTTGTTTGGAGTGGAAGCACCCAAGGAACATGGACACGGAGGGGGCAACCGCGGAGGCGGAGGAAGAGGTAAGGAAGGCAAAAAAGAAGAACTGAATATAGCAAACTGGCAAACAGTATTCAATACATTAAAAGCAGCCAATCCGGATTATGAATATATCCGTGTGCAGGACAAATCAGCAACAGTACATTTAAAGTCATCCGTCACATCGCGTGCCACTGATAAGTATGACTTCGATAAAAACACCGGAGAGATAACAAAAATCACTCTGTTTAAAGATCAGGAAGGAACAACCAAAGTGTGGGCATGGGTATATAGCCTGCATGTAGGGAATTACTGGGGCATCTGGTCGAAAATATTCACTTGTTTCTTTTCTCTAGTGGGCGCAAGCCTACCCATTACAGGCTATTACATCTTCTTCGCAAAGAGAAGGGAAAGAGCTAAAGTAAGAGCAAGAAAAGAAATACGCAAAAGTTAA
- the trkA gene encoding Trk system potassium transporter TrkA — MRIVIAGAGAVGTHLAKLLSVENQDIVLMDTDKDKLNFSNTNLEMMTMAGSCTSLKDLTEVDVEEADLFIAVTPDESVNITACMLASNMGAKKTFARIDNYEYLLPKNKEFFGKLGVNSMVYPEMLAAKEIVSALKRPWVRQWIELCDGNIILAGIKVRENSELVNKYLYELGQENKIFHIVAIKRKNITIIPKGSDQVLAGDIVFFTITKDNVAELPRIAGKATFDVKNVMIMGGSRIAIRTCQYLPDSTNIKLLESDKEKSYQLLEKLPKNVTVYHNDGRNAEFLLQEGIKDIDAFIAVTGNSEANILACMAAKRFGVRKTVAEIENMDYISMAENLDIGSIINKKLITVSNIYRFLLSADVSNVKSLTVANADVAEIIARPNSRITKKEVKKIILPKNVTLGGLIRNGEPMMIDGETMIEPYDHVVVFCLEDSLREAEKLFH; from the coding sequence ATGAGAATTGTAATCGCAGGAGCAGGAGCAGTGGGTACACATTTGGCAAAACTACTATCGGTAGAAAATCAGGATATTGTACTGATGGATACCGATAAGGATAAGCTCAATTTTTCAAATACAAATTTGGAAATGATGACTATGGCCGGATCATGCACATCACTGAAAGACCTCACAGAAGTGGATGTTGAAGAAGCCGATCTGTTCATAGCGGTCACACCCGATGAGTCTGTGAATATCACTGCCTGTATGCTGGCTTCGAATATGGGAGCAAAGAAAACATTCGCCCGGATAGATAATTATGAATATCTTTTACCAAAAAATAAAGAGTTCTTTGGGAAGCTGGGGGTGAATTCGATGGTCTATCCGGAAATGTTGGCTGCCAAAGAAATTGTTTCAGCACTGAAGCGTCCGTGGGTACGCCAGTGGATAGAACTCTGCGATGGTAATATTATTCTGGCCGGAATTAAAGTCCGGGAGAATTCCGAACTAGTAAATAAGTACCTGTATGAATTGGGACAGGAAAATAAGATATTCCATATTGTAGCCATCAAGCGAAAAAATATTACGATTATCCCGAAGGGGAGTGATCAGGTGCTGGCAGGAGATATCGTATTTTTTACTATCACCAAAGATAATGTTGCCGAATTGCCAAGAATCGCGGGTAAAGCTACCTTTGATGTAAAAAACGTGATGATAATGGGCGGCAGCCGCATCGCGATCCGTACTTGCCAGTATTTGCCCGACTCCACAAATATAAAGCTACTGGAATCAGATAAGGAAAAATCCTATCAGTTGCTGGAAAAACTGCCGAAGAATGTAACCGTCTACCATAACGACGGACGCAATGCCGAATTCCTTTTACAGGAAGGTATAAAAGATATAGATGCCTTTATTGCTGTTACCGGAAATTCCGAAGCCAATATTCTGGCTTGTATGGCAGCAAAACGTTTTGGTGTGAGAAAAACAGTGGCAGAAATAGAGAATATGGATTATATCTCGATGGCTGAAAATCTGGATATCGGCAGTATTATCAACAAGAAGCTTATTACCGTAAGCAATATTTACCGTTTCCTGCTCAGTGCGGATGTATCTAATGTGAAATCTCTGACAGTAGCTAACGCCGATGTAGCTGAAATAATAGCCCGGCCAAATTCACGGATAACCAAGAAAGAAGTAAAAAAAATTATATTGCCCAAGAATGTGACTTTGGGAGGACTGATTCGCAATGGAGAACCAATGATGATTGACGGGGAGACCATGATAGAGCCTTACGACCATGTAGTGGTTTTCTGTCTCGAAGATTCGTTGCGCGAAGCAGAAAAGCTATTCCATTAA